The DNA sequence TTCAGGAACTTTTGGTCCGAGTACCAGGGGTATGAACCTCAGCACGCACCATTTGCTTGATGCGGTTCCTCTCAGAGTTGCTTTGTTGTTGATGAAGGACATGTTTACTTGAACAGGCTTGTTCTTTCTGTCATTCGGGCCAAATGGAAATGATGATATTTCCTCCACATCCTTTTTGGATAGGACACCGGAGGAAAGGAGCGACTTCATAACCTGGCGAAGGACACATTCAGTTGTCCCCTCCAAGATGTCATGCATCACATCTGGGGGCAGCTGGCGGGTCACATCAAAATATGCAAGCTCAAGAAGAGGCGACTCCTCATTGACCCCATACAACCGCCTATTATAGATGCTGTTCACAGCCAGTGCTTGAAGGTGGAGCTGGTGCCTACTTGCCGTACGTGCTTGGCACACAGCATCACTAGTTTTGTCCGCAAGGTGTTTAGCAGACACCATACAAAATCTGCATACTCGGCCACTGCTGAAGCAGCATGAGAACCCTCCCAAGCGGTTGAGTGACAAGTTGTCTCCACAGAAGCCAAAAACGAGTACCTGAGTATGCTCTTCCATCCCCCTCATATAGAACTTGATTCCATGCTCATGCAGATGCTTCAGATCATCTACCAATGGTTGCAAAATTGCTTTCAGGCCATAAGAGCTAATGTAACTGTAACGCACAATCATAACTAGATAGATGTTCTGAAGCTGCGACCTATATTTGACATGAAGATTTAGCAAGACACAGTAGATGGCCAAAAGTTTGTGCATGCCCCGTTTGGCACCCAAAGGATTTACGATTTCTATTTCATctgaataaaacaaaataacaatagTGTGTGTAGCTGTTGGTGAGATGAGTGACAGAAGATGTCTATACAACTGGCCATCTGTAAAATCCCTGTACACAGTGGGTGCATGGTTATCAACCTCTGGTGTAGTGAGGTGAGCAGAAATATCGGGGATTTCACAAAGCACAAGAAGAAGCTTAGGCAATGGAACATAATGATACCTCGAATTTTGTCCAATGATCTGTTGCTCAGGTGCTACGTAAGGAAAATTATCTTGAGCATACTTTTCTCTCTTTCGTCTGCTGGTGATACCACTGAAAATTTGATCAACAAAATTACACTTGAGCAAATCCTCTAGGTCGGACCCTGGTGTTGATGCTTGCATGGTACTTGCAATTTCACTTGCGTACGCCTTAAGCAACTCCTCAAACACCAGGTGCAATTCAGAGAACAACTTCTCAATTGCAGCATGCGGCAAGTTATGTCGCTcaataacactgaaaaaaaagtTCCACACTGTAGTTTTTGCTTGCTGCAGAAAAGCCTGTAGGCCATGACCCCGCGTTGCACTCTGCTTCTCCGATGGCTCCTTTGACTGACCACAATCACCACCGCTGTTCACATGTGTTCCTTCTGCATGGTTCACTTCAGATGAATAGTCCAAGTTGAACTGTGAAGAGGACGCGTTCTCGGGTGCCACAAGATGCGAGCATGAAAAAGTACTTCCACTGTCCTCTAGCACATCCCTATGCTGACGATACAGGTGCGATCGGTACGAGGAAAAATTAGTGTAAGTATTGGCACACCCGCCAATACCACAAAATATGCTAAAACCGGGTTCAGCGCTGTGCACTAAACCTATATGACTTACGATCTTCGTAAACTGACAAGATGAAAAAGGACACCTTGGGCAGTGTCTTACGTTCATTGTTGCTCTAATATGCGTGCACGCAATTTAGTTGAACCACTGCGAAATTTTGTCACGAATAATATAATTGGCTAGCGTTACGAATGAAAAATGTTATACTAAGATTGAAGCAGCGGAAATTGTGGGTCACAGACACAGAAAGGAACGAACAGACGTGAAGAAAGACGCTACCTGGGGCCTAACCACTTAAGAAGCACTTATCCTCTATAGTGTCGAATtcgcacgcgcgcgcgccctcACCGCGCGCACAGACACCGCACTGCCGCCACCGAATGACTGTACACTACACGGCTTTCCGAATACGCAGACTACTCACAGAGAGCACAAAAGCAGCACATTTGCAAACGAAAACTGGACTGTCGCTGACTCCGGAAACAATATTATATCAACTTGCGCGACGCGACGCAGCCGGGGAAGCAGACAGCCTGCGGGCGTCGGTACGGGCTGGTGCGGGCTGCATGCGGCGGAAAGCGGCAATCATTGTACTATCGTCGCATAATTGCACGTACAGTAACTCAAAAAATAATGCACTTTTTTTAGATTGTGAcacttcatttatttttatttttatttgtttagttGACTTTATAATTGGGTGCTGCTCCGCAGCCGCGCGCGCCCGTTAGTCCGTTGCCGGGCAACTGCGCTTCCCCGTTACTCCGCAACCGCGCGCCAAAATTCAGTGCGCGCGCGCTTTCAACCGACGTGCAACAACTTTTATAGTTCAGCTATCTTTGGCGTTGTGGTTTCTTGATTGTATGCTTTTCGTACGCTGTCCTCATTCGTAAAC is a window from the Dermacentor albipictus isolate Rhodes 1998 colony chromosome 6, USDA_Dalb.pri_finalv2, whole genome shotgun sequence genome containing:
- the LOC139047053 gene encoding uncharacterized protein, translated to MEEHTQVLVFGFCGDNLSLNRLGGFSCCFSSGRVCRFCMVSAKHLADKTSDAVCQARTASRHQLHLQALAVNSIYNRRLYGVNEESPLLELAYFDVTRQLPPDVMHDILEGTTECVLRQVMKSLLSSGVLSKKDVEEISSFPFGPNDRKNKPVQVNMSFINNKATLRGTASSKWCVLRFIPLVLGPKVPEGNEDWELLLQFREVTDIIFAPEIPAERLAYLDVLVETFLTEFANRYGRQVITPKMHYMVHYARCVREMGPLKHLWSMRFKAKHQELKKQASCVKNFKNITLTLSKRHQLKQSFQMQFFQLYEGLATSQSKPVDYDRLPECAKGVLPVTTHEVKSAAVDKCNG